One genomic region from Deinococcus cellulosilyticus NBRC 106333 = KACC 11606 encodes:
- a CDS encoding serine hydrolase domain-containing protein, which yields MPEFLRSTPESQGLSSQAISAFLKRLQQNNLETHSFMLLRHGKVIAEGWWAPYRSDVQHMMYSVSKSFTSTAIGFAVQEGLLSVNDPLVSFFPEDLPEHPSENLKAMTLKDLLTMTCGHDQEPWSDRHDWMKFALSWPVPHVPGTHFLYNSIGTYMVGAALQKTTGQTLVEYLTPRLFEPLGFDTPRWEVGPEGWNMAGWGLFLRTEELAKWGQMMLQKGQWEGRPLLSESWVEEASRDHTGPGDDLNSDWNQGYGYQMWRCRHGAYRADGAFGQFCVILPEQDAVVVLTSGESSRTDLILQAIWDELLPHFQQDLLSEDETAHQALLERLQHLQLPSPEGTRQTSHPQLLQTYHFAENKLGLKTIKLVQQGADHLFSWEDASGTHEVLVGAAQWVPSESRLFQDWVWPTFPQTDQPWPVAARGAWTDETTFSLRVCLLETPFTPTITLKFSRDEVSVDLRGAIHFGPTERPEVVGHRVMEREKA from the coding sequence ATGCCAGAATTCCTGCGTTCCACTCCAGAGTCTCAGGGGTTGTCCTCTCAAGCCATTTCTGCATTTTTGAAGCGTCTACAGCAAAACAATTTGGAAACCCACAGCTTCATGCTGCTGCGGCATGGCAAGGTGATCGCCGAGGGCTGGTGGGCGCCGTACCGATCAGATGTGCAGCACATGATGTACTCGGTCAGCAAGAGTTTCACCTCGACAGCCATTGGGTTTGCCGTTCAAGAAGGACTGCTTTCTGTGAATGATCCGCTGGTGTCCTTTTTCCCAGAAGACCTCCCAGAGCACCCCAGTGAGAACTTGAAAGCCATGACCCTGAAGGATCTCTTGACCATGACCTGTGGTCACGATCAGGAACCCTGGTCGGACCGTCACGACTGGATGAAATTTGCCCTGTCCTGGCCTGTGCCCCATGTGCCAGGAACCCATTTCCTGTACAACAGCATTGGTACCTACATGGTGGGGGCTGCCCTCCAGAAAACCACCGGGCAAACGCTGGTGGAGTACCTGACGCCCAGACTGTTTGAACCGCTGGGTTTTGACACCCCCAGATGGGAAGTGGGGCCTGAAGGCTGGAACATGGCAGGCTGGGGACTGTTTCTGCGCACCGAAGAACTTGCAAAGTGGGGCCAGATGATGCTGCAAAAAGGCCAGTGGGAAGGCAGGCCATTGCTGTCCGAAAGCTGGGTTGAGGAGGCTTCCAGAGATCATACGGGTCCTGGAGACGACCTCAATTCTGACTGGAACCAGGGCTATGGTTACCAGATGTGGCGCTGTCGTCATGGGGCTTACCGGGCAGACGGGGCTTTTGGACAATTTTGTGTGATTTTGCCTGAGCAGGATGCAGTGGTGGTTTTGACTTCCGGAGAATCCAGTCGCACCGATTTGATTTTGCAGGCCATCTGGGACGAATTGCTGCCTCATTTCCAGCAGGATCTTCTGTCTGAAGATGAGACGGCCCATCAGGCCTTGCTGGAGCGTTTGCAGCACTTGCAACTTCCCAGCCCTGAAGGAACACGCCAGACCTCTCATCCTCAGTTGTTGCAGACTTACCATTTTGCTGAAAACAAGCTGGGGCTTAAAACCATCAAGCTCGTCCAGCAGGGTGCAGACCACCTGTTCTCCTGGGAAGACGCATCTGGCACCCATGAGGTGCTGGTGGGTGCTGCCCAGTGGGTGCCTTCCGAGAGCAGGCTGTTTCAGGACTGGGTGTGGCCCACTTTTCCCCAGACAGATCAGCCCTGGCCTGTGGCTGCCAGAGGTGCCTGGACCGATGAAACCACCTTTTCTCTCAGGGTGTGCCTGCTGGAAACCCCTTTTACCCCCACCATCACCCTGAAATTCTCCAGGGATGAAGTCTCTGTGGACCTGCGTGGAGCCATTCACTTTGGTCCCACCGAGCGCCCTGAGGTGGTGGGTCATCGAGTGATGGAAAGAGAAAAAGCTTAA
- a CDS encoding acyl-CoA carboxylase subunit beta: MYNPELEALIAELEKRRQKVELGGGKERQQKQHQQGKLTARERIEELLDAGSFMELSTFAEHVGGILMREIEAPGEGVVTGVGTIHGRRVYVFSQDFTVLGGSLGKRNAQKITKIMDLAAKTGCPVIGLNDSAGARIQEGVDSLSGYGEIFYRNAIYSGCVPQISAILGPCAGGAVYSPAMTDFVLMTEGSSYMFITGPEVIKSVTREHVSFEDLGGAEVHMKKSGVAHLSGKNDKDTLGMIKTLLEYLPQNAKEKPPFKATKDPSNRGTEKLTEIIDPSPKKPYSMVEVIREIVDDHFFFEVQPDFARNILTGFAHLGGQPVGIVANNPKFMAGTLNIDASDKAARFIRTCDCFNVPILTLVDVTGFLPGVQQEHAGIIRHGAKMLYAYAEASVPKITLITRKAYGGAYLAMNSRDMGADLVFALPTAAVAVMGAEGAANIVYRKDIQQSPNPEATRAEKIKTYKEAFDNPYVAAARGYIDDVIMMEDTRRVLIEGFTMLANKEESRPFKKHGNIPL, translated from the coding sequence ATGTACAACCCAGAACTAGAGGCTTTGATCGCGGAACTCGAAAAACGCAGGCAGAAAGTCGAACTCGGCGGTGGAAAGGAACGCCAGCAGAAACAACACCAGCAGGGCAAACTGACCGCCAGGGAACGCATTGAGGAACTGCTCGATGCAGGCTCATTCATGGAGCTCTCCACTTTTGCAGAGCACGTGGGTGGCATCCTGATGCGGGAAATTGAAGCCCCCGGTGAAGGGGTGGTGACCGGTGTGGGCACCATCCACGGCAGACGGGTCTATGTGTTCAGTCAGGACTTCACGGTGCTCGGCGGATCACTGGGCAAACGCAACGCCCAGAAAATCACCAAGATCATGGACCTGGCCGCCAAAACCGGATGTCCGGTGATCGGGCTCAATGATTCCGCAGGTGCCCGCATTCAGGAAGGGGTGGACTCTTTAAGCGGTTATGGCGAGATCTTCTACCGCAACGCCATTTATTCAGGCTGTGTCCCCCAGATCAGCGCCATTCTGGGACCCTGTGCAGGTGGAGCGGTGTATTCCCCGGCCATGACCGACTTCGTGCTGATGACCGAGGGCAGCAGTTACATGTTCATCACCGGTCCAGAAGTGATCAAGAGCGTCACCCGCGAGCATGTTTCTTTTGAGGACCTCGGGGGCGCGGAAGTGCACATGAAAAAATCTGGGGTGGCCCACCTGTCCGGCAAAAACGACAAGGACACCCTCGGAATGATCAAGACGCTTCTGGAGTACCTGCCCCAGAATGCAAAAGAGAAACCCCCTTTCAAGGCCACAAAAGACCCCAGCAACCGGGGCACTGAAAAACTCACTGAAATCATCGATCCCAGTCCCAAAAAACCCTACAGCATGGTTGAAGTGATCCGGGAGATTGTGGATGACCACTTCTTCTTTGAGGTGCAGCCTGACTTTGCCCGCAACATCCTCACTGGATTTGCCCACCTTGGAGGTCAGCCTGTGGGCATCGTGGCGAACAATCCCAAATTCATGGCGGGCACCCTCAACATTGACGCATCAGACAAGGCAGCACGCTTCATTCGCACCTGTGACTGCTTCAATGTGCCCATCCTGACCCTGGTGGATGTCACTGGCTTCCTTCCAGGTGTGCAGCAGGAACACGCAGGGATCATCCGACACGGGGCCAAGATGCTGTATGCCTACGCAGAAGCCTCTGTGCCCAAAATCACCCTGATCACCCGCAAGGCCTACGGTGGCGCGTACCTCGCCATGAACTCCCGCGACATGGGGGCCGATCTGGTTTTTGCCCTTCCCACCGCAGCTGTGGCCGTGATGGGCGCAGAAGGGGCCGCGAACATCGTGTACCGCAAGGACATCCAGCAGAGCCCCAACCCTGAAGCCACCCGGGCCGAGAAAATCAAGACCTATAAAGAGGCCTTTGACAACCCTTATGTCGCCGCTGCACGGGGTTACATCGACGATGTGATCATGATGGAAGACACCCGCCGGGTACTCATTGAAGGTTTCACCATGCTGGCCAACAAAGAAGAAAGCAGACCTTTCAAAAAGCACGGGAACATCCCACTGTAA
- a CDS encoding alpha/beta fold hydrolase, with amino-acid sequence MNDDVMVVDDGQETPKAQPKIRVYGAGSPVLLLSGGPGFSADYMEPLARELELQYQAVLPDLRGTGTNTVEETPENLSLDAHVEDVENIRKQYGWDKFSFVAHSSGAQIALAYALKYPHFVKSIALLDPAGTDTGYLEEFNRVADSRLNRLDKEILADWKAGNGDFTEGLTTLLYRVVFDRRTANKIVEMVPQKSFFNQKTAEVYTQGLVDSGFNITDRLGELSSIPVYVAHGLLDPLPYEVGKSIAEKTGGKFVLQDNCGHFPWIEVPREFYPQFLGFLFQNAW; translated from the coding sequence ATGAATGATGACGTGATGGTAGTGGACGATGGACAAGAAACTCCCAAGGCACAACCCAAAATCAGAGTCTATGGCGCAGGCAGTCCGGTGCTGCTGCTCTCGGGTGGCCCGGGGTTTTCAGCCGATTACATGGAGCCACTTGCCAGGGAACTGGAACTTCAATACCAGGCCGTTCTCCCCGACCTGCGTGGAACCGGAACCAACACTGTAGAGGAAACCCCTGAGAACCTCTCGCTGGATGCTCATGTGGAAGATGTGGAGAACATCCGCAAGCAGTACGGCTGGGACAAATTCTCTTTTGTGGCCCACTCCAGTGGCGCCCAGATCGCTCTGGCCTACGCCCTGAAGTACCCCCACTTTGTGAAATCCATTGCCCTGCTGGACCCTGCCGGCACCGACACCGGTTACCTCGAAGAGTTCAACCGGGTCGCCGATTCCCGCCTGAACCGTCTGGACAAAGAGATCCTGGCAGACTGGAAGGCCGGAAATGGGGATTTCACCGAGGGCCTCACCACCCTGCTGTACCGTGTGGTCTTTGACCGCAGAACCGCCAACAAGATCGTGGAGATGGTGCCCCAGAAGTCCTTCTTCAACCAGAAGACGGCAGAGGTGTACACCCAGGGTCTCGTCGACAGTGGCTTCAACATCACCGACCGTCTGGGCGAACTGAGCAGCATTCCTGTGTATGTGGCCCACGGCCTGCTTGATCCCCTGCCTTACGAGGTGGGCAAGAGCATTGCAGAGAAAACCGGAGGCAAGTTTGTGCTGCAGGACAACTGCGGTCACTTCCCCTGGATTGAGGTGCCCAGAGAGTTCTACCCCCAGTTTCTGGGCTTTTTGTTCCAGAACGCCTGGTAA
- a CDS encoding N-acyl homoserine lactonase family protein, with product MKVWGLNSANSQLKKSWFSSPREGFSRLMQVMQDQEWSESIPMLSWAIEHPREGIILVDAGEHPRALEQKNYPALNRMLNRNMVRFPEPFQPALDQQLKAKGIHASDVSHIIITHLHQDHVGYLSLFPKARVLVSRAEFEATEKPFAHMKGYWPSLFPESFKPDLVDFKDGTFHNFESSKMLFDDLWVVPTPGHSPGHQSVIVKSQGRYLVLAGDVTPSMKYFELDTVDMVSAVGGPQQARQSKQKMVQFTKEQHALYLPSHCSTSLPRLEAFYQQKTLA from the coding sequence ATGAAGGTCTGGGGCCTGAATTCTGCCAACAGCCAGCTGAAAAAAAGCTGGTTCTCCTCTCCCCGTGAAGGCTTCTCACGGCTGATGCAAGTGATGCAGGACCAGGAGTGGAGTGAATCCATCCCAATGCTGAGCTGGGCCATTGAGCACCCCAGAGAGGGCATCATTCTGGTGGATGCAGGTGAACATCCCCGGGCCCTGGAGCAGAAAAATTACCCTGCCCTCAACCGCATGCTGAATCGCAACATGGTCCGGTTCCCCGAACCCTTCCAGCCTGCCCTTGATCAACAACTCAAAGCAAAGGGCATTCATGCATCAGACGTCAGTCACATCATCATCACCCACCTGCATCAGGACCATGTGGGGTATTTGAGCCTATTTCCAAAAGCCAGAGTGCTTGTGTCCAGAGCAGAATTCGAAGCCACCGAGAAGCCTTTCGCCCACATGAAAGGGTACTGGCCTTCCCTGTTCCCTGAAAGCTTCAAGCCTGATCTGGTGGATTTTAAGGATGGAACATTTCACAACTTTGAAAGCAGCAAAATGCTGTTCGATGACCTCTGGGTGGTGCCCACGCCTGGCCACTCTCCGGGGCACCAGTCGGTCATTGTGAAAAGCCAGGGCAGGTATCTGGTTCTTGCCGGAGATGTGACCCCCAGCATGAAGTATTTTGAACTGGACACTGTGGACATGGTTTCCGCTGTGGGTGGCCCTCAGCAGGCAAGACAGAGCAAACAGAAGATGGTCCAGTTCACAAAGGAACAGCATGCCCTGTATCTGCCCTCCCACTGTTCCACATCCCTGCCCCGTCTGGAGGCATTCTACCAGCAAAAAACCCTCGCCTGA
- a CDS encoding TetR/AcrR family transcriptional regulator, protein MKTAEKTEDRRIQRTRDLLKCTLVQLIEKQGYEGISVQDLTREANMGRATFYLHYKDKHDLLWQSLKAPLEDLRERFPNSGAALPEEPSPMLRALFELAAQEKLLFKTALEVPSAMQVGQHIRAYIAGFFLNRIRQDVPDSAEPQLAAEFLAGGILSVLQWWLGQEEPQDAFQITLLLKQLAIQPVFQGLSICQE, encoded by the coding sequence ATGAAGACCGCAGAGAAGACCGAAGACCGCCGCATCCAGCGCACCCGCGACCTGCTGAAATGCACCCTGGTTCAGCTCATCGAAAAACAGGGTTATGAGGGAATTTCCGTGCAGGACCTCACCCGTGAGGCCAACATGGGCAGGGCCACCTTCTACCTGCATTACAAAGACAAGCATGACCTGCTCTGGCAGAGCCTGAAAGCGCCTCTTGAAGACCTCAGGGAGCGTTTCCCGAACAGTGGTGCCGCCCTTCCCGAAGAGCCCAGTCCCATGCTCAGGGCCCTTTTTGAACTGGCTGCACAGGAAAAACTGCTTTTCAAAACGGCCCTGGAGGTCCCCAGTGCCATGCAGGTGGGACAGCACATCCGGGCCTACATCGCAGGATTTTTCCTCAACCGCATCAGGCAGGATGTGCCGGATTCTGCTGAGCCTCAACTGGCTGCAGAATTTCTGGCTGGAGGCATCCTCAGTGTGCTGCAGTGGTGGCTCGGTCAGGAAGAGCCTCAGGACGCTTTCCAGATCACTTTGCTTCTGAAGCAACTGGCGATTCAGCCTGTGTTTCAGGGGCTTTCGATCTGTCAGGAATAA
- a CDS encoding aminotransferase-like domain-containing protein produces MTASLVQWDHLFADRARRITSSTIRELLKLTQKPDIISFAGGLPAPELFPVQEVAAATQKVLNEQGAQALQYSTTEGHAPLRQWIAAQHGNVDADNILLVSGSQQGLDLLGKILINPGDLIGVETPTYLGALQAFSPYEPEYVSIPTDEEGINTEALEELLKQKKLKFIYAIPNFQNPTGRTMSLERRKKLVEITGRYGVLLLEDDPYGKLRFRGDFPPSLFSLGLEYAGGDESQNHVIYMSTFSKTLTPGLRVAWVTANPTINRKLVQAKQGADLHTATLNQMIVFELVHEVLGRQTELVRKVYGERRQFMMEALGKYLPAEVSHTDPEGGMFLWLTLPEHMKSTELLKQAVDYKVAFVPGLPFFALGGGENTLRLSYSCANADQIDRGIGALGEVISKNL; encoded by the coding sequence ATGACTGCTTCTCTTGTCCAGTGGGACCACCTCTTCGCTGACCGTGCCAGACGCATCACCTCCTCGACCATCCGTGAGCTTCTGAAACTCACCCAGAAACCTGACATCATCTCCTTCGCTGGCGGTCTGCCTGCCCCTGAACTCTTTCCTGTGCAGGAGGTGGCTGCTGCCACCCAGAAAGTCCTGAATGAGCAAGGTGCACAGGCCCTGCAGTACAGCACCACCGAAGGCCACGCCCCTTTGCGCCAGTGGATTGCTGCCCAGCATGGCAACGTTGATGCAGACAACATTCTGCTGGTGAGCGGCTCCCAGCAAGGGCTGGACCTCCTGGGCAAGATCCTGATCAACCCGGGTGACCTGATCGGCGTGGAGACCCCCACCTACCTCGGTGCCCTGCAGGCCTTCAGCCCTTATGAGCCCGAGTACGTCAGCATTCCCACCGACGAGGAGGGCATCAACACCGAGGCCCTCGAAGAGCTTTTGAAGCAGAAGAAACTCAAATTCATCTACGCCATCCCCAACTTCCAGAACCCCACCGGACGCACCATGTCCCTGGAGCGCCGCAAGAAACTGGTGGAAATCACTGGCCGTTATGGCGTGCTGCTGCTGGAAGATGACCCTTACGGCAAACTGCGCTTCCGGGGCGACTTCCCACCCAGCCTGTTCTCTCTGGGTCTGGAATACGCCGGGGGCGACGAGAGCCAGAACCATGTCATTTACATGAGCACCTTCTCCAAGACCCTCACCCCGGGTCTGCGTGTCGCCTGGGTGACGGCCAATCCCACCATCAACCGCAAACTGGTGCAGGCCAAGCAGGGTGCAGACCTGCACACCGCCACCCTCAACCAGATGATCGTGTTTGAACTGGTCCACGAGGTGCTGGGTCGCCAGACCGAACTGGTGCGCAAAGTCTACGGTGAGAGACGGCAGTTCATGATGGAAGCCCTGGGCAAATACCTGCCTGCAGAAGTGTCCCACACCGATCCCGAGGGGGGCATGTTCCTGTGGCTCACCCTCCCTGAGCACATGAAGTCCACCGAACTCCTGAAGCAGGCCGTGGATTACAAAGTGGCTTTTGTTCCGGGTCTCCCCTTCTTTGCCCTGGGAGGCGGCGAGAACACCCTGCGCCTGAGTTACTCCTGCGCCAATGCAGATCAAATTGACCGTGGAATCGGCGCTCTGGGCGAAGTCATCAGCAAGAATCTGTAA
- a CDS encoding DUF4384 domain-containing protein — MKKHILAASVLLLSVALAKPQISPQRIIVNPVPTDLYVNVWLDKGGNTPSYYPGENIHIYTRVNQDAYVYLFNIDADGQIDMILPNRYDNGDNFVPANTTKVFPDRNDPFEYEIAAPYGLNKVLAVASKEPLDLRNLARFRDEDDYFATITIRGDMNFARKLSIIIQPLPQKNWVSDTARYNVRY, encoded by the coding sequence ATGAAAAAGCACATTCTGGCCGCCTCGGTCCTGCTCCTCTCTGTTGCCCTTGCCAAACCCCAGATCAGTCCCCAGCGCATCATTGTGAATCCTGTGCCCACCGATCTTTATGTGAACGTGTGGCTGGACAAAGGCGGCAACACCCCCTCTTATTACCCAGGTGAAAACATCCACATCTACACCCGCGTGAATCAGGACGCTTATGTGTACCTGTTCAACATCGATGCAGACGGTCAGATCGACATGATCCTGCCCAACCGTTATGACAATGGGGACAATTTTGTGCCTGCCAACACCACCAAAGTCTTCCCGGACAGAAATGACCCTTTTGAATACGAGATTGCTGCCCCTTACGGCCTCAACAAGGTGCTGGCGGTGGCCAGCAAAGAGCCCCTGGACCTGCGCAACCTGGCCCGTTTCCGGGACGAGGACGATTACTTTGCCACCATCACCATCCGGGGGGACATGAATTTTGCCCGCAAACTGTCCATCATCATTCAGCCCCTCCCCCAGAAGAACTGGGTTTCTGATACTGCTCGTTACAACGTGCGTTACTGA
- a CDS encoding PAS domain-containing sensor histidine kinase — protein MAERTTLKSQQLQWLQHLIRTFRLQTSLPAHAEQLSLKQLLPQLFAEDARAFVLLDAHGRIETCNPVFQARQPAGNKFWLRANLQGFNWTCHVFSEIPHLTLQVGEPLKSAVSETRIRQYLSAMTDVILVMDREGRHLEIAPTEPTLFYRPSQEMLGKTMHDLFPKVFADRFVSRIHDALQGEQEVELEYPLTLQDHEVWFGARFIPLSRETILLISRDITEKKKAEIALRESERRFQFAADHAPVLIWMSGLDGTATFFNQRWLEFTGRSPLQEASNGWMEGIHPEDLSHCLTTFQQNFELHRPFEMEFRLRRFDGEHRWIVNRGTPRYTPEGEFKGFIGACIDIHDRKLAEAALQLSEQRLRVLSESQKRFVADAAHELRTPLTSIQGNLDILTRFPDLSEEEKKEITQDVQKEAIRLGRLVQDMLQLAKGDAGTPLREVVFDLEPVVSGACKEIQRLYPRHQFHVHAQTLPLNVSGDPDRLRQLVVILLENAAKYTPRKGQISVDLQIHADTLLLKVRDNGIGIAPQDLERVFERFFRADPSRFRGEDPGGTGLGLSIAQWIVREHRGKIWLESELGEGTTVHVELPRALPDGA, from the coding sequence GTGGCAGAGAGGACAACCCTGAAATCGCAGCAACTCCAGTGGCTGCAGCACCTGATCCGCACCTTCCGCCTGCAGACATCACTTCCAGCCCATGCAGAGCAGTTGTCCCTCAAACAACTGCTTCCTCAACTGTTTGCGGAAGACGCACGGGCTTTTGTGTTGCTGGACGCCCATGGTCGCATTGAAACCTGCAACCCGGTCTTTCAGGCCAGACAACCTGCAGGGAACAAATTCTGGTTGCGCGCGAACCTGCAGGGCTTCAACTGGACCTGTCATGTGTTTTCCGAGATTCCACACCTGACTTTGCAGGTGGGTGAACCTTTAAAATCAGCAGTCAGCGAAACCCGCATCCGGCAATACCTCTCAGCCATGACGGATGTGATTCTGGTGATGGACCGTGAAGGCAGACACCTCGAAATTGCCCCCACAGAGCCTACCCTGTTTTACCGTCCCTCACAGGAAATGCTGGGCAAAACCATGCATGATCTGTTCCCGAAGGTCTTTGCGGACCGTTTCGTGTCCCGCATTCATGACGCCCTGCAAGGGGAACAGGAGGTGGAACTGGAGTATCCCCTCACCCTGCAAGACCATGAGGTGTGGTTTGGAGCCCGCTTCATTCCGCTTTCCAGAGAGACCATTTTGCTGATCTCCCGCGACATCACCGAAAAGAAGAAGGCGGAAATCGCCCTGAGGGAAAGCGAGCGCCGCTTCCAGTTCGCTGCAGACCATGCACCTGTCCTGATCTGGATGAGTGGCCTGGATGGAACAGCCACCTTCTTCAACCAGCGCTGGCTGGAGTTCACAGGTCGCAGCCCACTTCAGGAGGCCAGCAATGGCTGGATGGAAGGCATCCATCCGGAAGACCTCTCCCACTGCCTCACCACCTTCCAGCAGAATTTTGAACTGCACAGGCCCTTCGAGATGGAGTTCAGGCTCCGAAGGTTTGATGGGGAGCACCGCTGGATCGTGAACCGTGGAACCCCCAGGTACACTCCTGAAGGTGAATTCAAAGGGTTCATCGGGGCCTGCATTGACATCCATGACCGCAAACTTGCAGAGGCCGCCTTGCAGCTCAGCGAACAGCGACTGAGGGTGCTTTCTGAGTCCCAGAAGCGCTTTGTGGCCGATGCCGCCCACGAACTCAGGACCCCCCTCACCAGCATCCAGGGCAACCTCGACATCCTGACCCGCTTTCCTGATCTTTCGGAAGAAGAGAAAAAGGAAATCACTCAGGATGTCCAGAAAGAGGCAATTCGACTGGGACGTCTGGTCCAGGACATGCTGCAACTTGCCAAAGGGGATGCTGGAACCCCCCTGCGTGAAGTGGTGTTTGACCTCGAACCTGTGGTCTCTGGGGCTTGCAAGGAAATTCAGCGGCTTTATCCCCGTCACCAGTTCCACGTGCACGCACAGACGCTCCCTCTGAACGTCTCTGGAGATCCTGATCGCCTCAGGCAACTGGTGGTGATTCTGCTGGAAAATGCAGCGAAGTACACCCCCAGAAAAGGACAGATTTCTGTGGATTTGCAAATCCACGCCGACACCCTGCTGCTGAAGGTCAGGGACAATGGAATTGGCATTGCACCCCAGGATCTGGAGCGGGTTTTTGAGCGGTTTTTCCGGGCTGATCCCAGCCGCTTCCGGGGTGAGGACCCGGGAGGGACCGGACTGGGACTGTCCATCGCCCAGTGGATTGTGCGGGAACACCGGGGAAAAATCTGGCTGGAATCCGAACTCGGTGAGGGCACCACTGTTCATGTGGAACTTCCCAGAGCACTTCCAGATGGGGCATGA
- the wrbA gene encoding NAD(P)H:quinone oxidoreductase: MSKIKLAVIYYSSTGTNYEMAQAAVQAARQAGAEVRLLKIRETAPQEAVNSKPEWKALTERTQNIPEVTLADLEWADAYLFSTPTRYGGAASQTRAFMDSTGPLWATGKLANKLVSVMTSAQNPNGGQETTLQNMYISLMHWGAILVPPGYTDQSIFQAGGNPYGTSVTATGQGVDEASKKAIEHQTRRLLEVARFYLSGRENSQQVSAD, from the coding sequence ATGAGCAAAATCAAACTGGCAGTGATTTATTACAGTTCCACCGGTACCAATTACGAAATGGCACAGGCTGCAGTCCAGGCTGCCCGTCAAGCAGGTGCAGAGGTGCGCCTGCTGAAAATCCGCGAGACGGCACCCCAGGAGGCCGTCAACAGCAAACCCGAGTGGAAGGCCCTCACCGAGAGAACCCAGAACATCCCTGAGGTGACGCTGGCAGATCTGGAGTGGGCAGATGCTTACCTCTTCAGCACCCCCACCCGTTACGGGGGTGCTGCAAGCCAGACCCGGGCTTTCATGGACAGCACGGGTCCTCTCTGGGCAACAGGCAAACTGGCAAACAAACTGGTCAGTGTGATGACCAGTGCACAAAACCCCAATGGAGGTCAGGAAACCACCCTGCAGAACATGTACATCAGTCTGATGCACTGGGGAGCCATTCTGGTGCCTCCGGGGTACACCGACCAGAGCATTTTTCAGGCGGGCGGCAATCCTTATGGAACCAGTGTGACAGCCACTGGACAGGGTGTGGACGAGGCCAGCAAGAAAGCCATCGAGCACCAGACCCGCAGGTTGCTGGAGGTGGCCCGTTTCTATCTTTCAGGCCGGGAAAACAGCCAGCAGGTTTCTGCCGACTGA
- a CDS encoding GrpB family protein, with protein sequence MPEIELVAHNPFWTRAYQHERKLLLEALFPVTGPLLIEHIGSTSIKNIAAKDVIDIMVGLTQPLSQEAIEAFEKLGYDYMGEAGIPGRFFFKRDPRTHHVHVVQLGHDHGFWWEHLLFRDYLRSFPEPARRYEQVKLDLAARFPNDRPSYTSSKSPIIHELLAEAIEWESHFGPVRQIQQVLQQTPFQWAIAGGWALDLATGKGQRHHEDIDVMVYRKEQLGLQRFLHNQGWVLSRIHKGEYFRWLEGEELPEGDHQVHATHMDHPSMDLLFNEGDLEHWVYRRNPALTRKAAICTGPHGIRYLAPEVVLLYKSGGTAGERTKDAEDARRMFPILSASQKTWLLQQLPPNHPWHDLIVEDL encoded by the coding sequence ATGCCTGAGATTGAACTGGTGGCACACAATCCGTTCTGGACCAGGGCTTACCAGCATGAACGCAAGTTGCTGCTGGAGGCCCTTTTTCCTGTGACGGGGCCACTGCTGATTGAGCACATCGGATCGACGTCCATCAAGAACATCGCTGCCAAAGACGTGATTGACATCATGGTGGGGCTCACCCAACCCCTGTCTCAGGAAGCCATCGAGGCCTTTGAAAAACTGGGCTACGACTACATGGGAGAGGCAGGCATTCCCGGACGTTTCTTCTTCAAGCGCGATCCCCGCACCCACCACGTGCATGTGGTTCAGCTGGGTCACGACCATGGTTTCTGGTGGGAACACCTGCTTTTCCGGGATTACCTGCGTTCCTTTCCCGAGCCTGCCCGCCGCTATGAGCAGGTGAAACTGGACCTGGCGGCCCGGTTCCCCAATGACCGCCCTTCTTACACCAGCTCCAAAAGCCCGATCATTCATGAATTGCTGGCCGAAGCCATCGAATGGGAATCCCACTTCGGGCCTGTGCGCCAGATTCAGCAGGTGCTGCAGCAGACCCCCTTCCAGTGGGCCATTGCAGGAGGATGGGCGCTGGACCTGGCCACAGGCAAAGGGCAGCGGCACCACGAAGACATTGATGTGATGGTGTATCGCAAAGAGCAACTCGGACTCCAGCGGTTCCTGCACAACCAGGGCTGGGTGCTTTCCCGCATCCACAAAGGGGAGTATTTTCGCTGGCTTGAAGGAGAAGAACTTCCCGAGGGAGACCACCAGGTGCACGCCACCCACATGGACCATCCGTCCATGGACCTGCTCTTTAATGAAGGGGATCTGGAGCACTGGGTTTACCGTCGCAACCCTGCGCTGACCCGCAAAGCCGCCATCTGCACTGGACCACACGGAATCCGGTATCTGGCCCCTGAGGTGGTGTTACTGTATAAGAGCGGAGGCACAGCGGGAGAAAGAACCAAAGATGCGGAAGATGCAAGGCGCATGTTTCCCATCCTGAGTGCATCCCAGAAAACCTGGTTGTTGCAGCAGCTTCCGCCGAACCATCCCTGGCATGACCTGATTGTGGAGGACCTATGA